ATGagatattttctaataataatattaatagacaTGTCGAGTCATTATTACAAGAAACCATCTCATAGTAATGATAAGATgtctaataataattagaaaccttcttataataataactttGTTTCTCATTATCTCATAATAGTgactacattgtaaaaaaaaaaaacaatttgttgagtcaacttaaaataatttgtaacctggctgtcttaaaattttaagttcagtcaactcaaaaaaagtttattcaacttgaaatgttaaattatactagaTATTTGTGACAactacttacccatctgttgtttagcaaacacaaatatctaagttgttacatagtacaacttaacatttcaagttgactaaacttattttaattgaataaacttaaaattttaaggcagcagggtctCAATAATGAGAAAATTCCATGTAACAATGCATTGGTTTCTCATAAAAAAATTCCTCATTTTAATAACTtaacattgcaaaaaaatagaaactttcttataataataacaactgcTTCTAATTATTCTGAAATGCCAAGTCATTATGACAAAACTTCTTGTAACCCTTAATAAAATGGTcttataataatgaaaaagacAATTAATTCAGTTTctaatttatatctcataagttacttaatataatattatacctcaaaaaataaataaataaataaaaaatatataaattaaaaaaataataataataaatattatatatatatatatatatatacacacacacacacacacacaacaaaaaattTGAACTCCAAGAACTCTACACAACACAGTTCCCAAGCACTGACCTTGTCTAATATCCTGGTCATCCAACACGTTATAAGCCGCATAGCTGTCGACCCCGTGCATTCTCAGTATCTGGACGACGGCGTTGCTGAAGCCGCACATAGGCTGTGCGGGGGTGCCTTTCATGAAAACCACCACTTTGTCCTTTTTCACTATCTCCTCCAGGTTCTTCTGGACCGCTGAGGAGGAGCACATGAGGCGGGCCCAACCAGACAGCAGCTCTCCATTAGTCTGAGCTGTTCTGTACTGCCACGCGCTCGATCGAAGACACCGAGCTGTCGACCTAATAAGGTTATTCATCGTGCAAGTCTGAATGGTTTGGTAAAGGCTTGAAGAGGTTTAAATACGCCTGACACTTCCCTGAACACACGCCACAGAGCCTCACCGAAGCAACTCTCTGGATGGAAGCTCCGCCTCCTCGAGTATAAACACTCAAAGGGTGAAAACTATTGGATATCGTTTTTGTCTTTTCCTCTCTGATTGGTTGAATACTCCGTCAATCATGAATGTTACACATTTGCTTTTTATCTTGAACTCtaactatttttgttttagcaGTGTAacgtattttataaaatgtatgtactgTTACATGTACCgacactgaaatttaaaaacatctgtttcCTGTTCTTAAATAGTGGAGGCGTTTACATCCGGTTAGAATGCTCTAACTTTTTCTTCCGGCACGCACAGGCTTCTCCCGCGAATCGGTTCTATCAAACAAATCGAAAAGATCCGGTTCAAATAAACGACTCAGTGATTCATCTACGTCATATAAtccttattttaatttcagttcattaTGTTACAATAATCCAACtcataaaatacagtcatttaaaaCCAACAGAATTTGCATTGtgaacaaaagtaaaaataaactcGGATTCAGTCCGAACCGTAAGCGaatcatttcaaaacaaatcaaGAATCATGTTCCGactctgaatgaatgattcgtTCACGAAGCTCTATTTAAGTGAATGTTGTTGTAGTTCCTGATTGGTGAAACACACGTGTCTCTTTCCCCCCCGTACAGTTTATAGACAGTTTGTAAGAGGTAAGAAATGTTTGTACACATTTATCCCCTAATAACAATGCAGTTTCGAGATCCTGTCTCCAGTATCTGCAATAGCTGGAGACTCAACGAGACTGCACAAATGAAACAGAAGGAGCAAAAGGCGTGACTTCTCTAGACTCTGAAGTTTTACGTGCGATATTCTTTCAACAAATCTTGTCCTGTTTCCACGGCGGTGATGGTTTGCTGTGTACCGTTACCAATCTAAAAACAGGCAGAGTAAAGCAGTGGCAGTCAGATATTGTCTGACAGGAGAAGTGCACCTTTCAGATACTTTGAATTGCCACAATTAGCCTAAGCATTGTTGTATACTGGTAAAAGtgataatgttttatttttcttatttcctGCTATTTGTAGGTTTTTCCGGATTAACTTGGAAGCCTGAATCCATCCTTGAgctatatgtttgtttgtttttttttttgtttttttatatatgtatattttatatttgtatatttgccCTTTCGTTAACTAatttttttccaataaaatgtttttacaaaacattttgtagatttgCTTCCTGTTTGCGTCAACCGTAAATGAATCATTGACTTTTTTGAGGTTATCTAAGTTTATCCTATCTCATGCACATTTAATTAGCCAGCAAAACGGTTTATTGTTTTACTCAAGTAAAATTAGAACACCGTCATCTTTGTTGATGCATACTGGTTTATTAGGAATGCTGCATTCAAAAAAGCCAGTACAATCTATGCTGCAGGACCAGCTCAGCCAGATCGaagtgatttaaaataaatgattcgTTTTTACTGTGAACCAGCTGGTCTCTGGGTGGTTTATGTAGACTGCTCGTTCTCCTCAAGTTCACACAGGTGTTGTTCATCACTTTAAATAGCCTACTTTAACAACACTTGATAATCGGAAGGTGTCCTAAtacgtttttgttttcatttaatatttaaaccagCGGTGTGCAACCCTGTTTcttggagatctaccttcctgcagagttcagctccaacacCTGTTTGTAATTATGAAGTGCTCCTTCaaatcctaattagttggttcaggtgtgtttgatcaggtttggaactaaactctgcaggaaggtacaTCTCCAGGAACaaggttgggcacccctgatttaaACTATTTCTAGTGTTTATCAGCATTTCCTTGAGTCCAAAGGAAACTTCTTATAGATTAAGGCTTGAAAAGGATCTTAAACTGGAGCAGAAATtcttaaattcataaaacaatGGCTTTAAATGCACAATTGCAGGCACTgcgaaaataaatacattctcCCTCAGGGTTATGGTCTTGTTTTCCAATCGATCTTAAGAAtcttttgatatatatatatatatatttttttttttttttttttttttttttttttttaatggaggtTTAAGTgtcaaatacaacaaatataaGAAcatatttatgctttaaatttgatttgcttgattttaaaaagtttaaatttacataaaaccTGCAAAAACCCTGATAATTTAAAACCTAACAAATGACTTCCTGTGCATTGTTTTGTTAGTTGTATACTTAaacttttttgatttattaacaCATCGACTCACTGTATATAAGTcaatttatattgcaataataaaaaacaaagacttTCAGCAGTACACCACTGCAGGGTTCTAACGATCCTTTGATGAGGAGGATTTAGGATTAAGATttgcttttacaaaaaaaaaaacttgaacagTCATAGTTATGTTATGTACAACCTTCATTCAAGTATccacatgttttattttgttataagtGAATGGATAAAATGTCAACACATAAAAGTTAAACTGTGTCTTATGAATGAGTACTAAATATTGGCTCAAGGCAGTAAAGGCTTTGGAGGAGCTGTCGTAGGTAATGCATGTGTATGGAGGAGGCGGGCGTGTGCTGGCAGGAGCTGGAGCTGACGCTCAAAAACACTTCACAAACCCAAGACTTCCTTAAATGTTCCTCTGTAGTGTCACTACAGAAATGCATGGAGCTTATTAGTGACTTTTAGAAATTTCCTTGGTCCTGTTCAGGATGTCCTCAACACTGGGTATGAGAGATGAACATGTTGGCAGGAACAAGAAGcgtgtgcaaaaaaaacaaggtaGGCAAATCTATGACGGTGTACAGGGTACATGCATAATTCACAGGTACAGATTTAAATCATGCATTCTTTATACACTAAGCAATTTtggataaatatatatattttctagaGTTACATAATATTCAGCATGTTTATAGCAAGTGCAAATTCGCTCCATTATATCATGAAATGTACTGTTTGCAGTGATGGCACagttaaaatatacaatatatctTTTAGTATATCATAATATACATGCACGTATatctttattatattatcagTGGTGGACAAAGTACACAATTTGAGTACtcgagtaaaagtacagatacgtataataaaatattactccagtaaaagtaaaagtgctcctctttcaattttactcgagtgaaagtacaaaagtacccgattttttatgtacttaagtaaaaaaaagtactgatagatttattttgcaattttatataggcagcacatattttttataatcctactgttgttgatatggactatgttgacgagagtgatgtagtaatattcaatgtgaagcttacacagcaatgtacctgagagaaaacagatttgaccatcatattttcaccagtaagaaaaaagtgtgaacaagtaaagcttgttttgcataacatcacagttatatatgacttGAGAATAAGGACTCAAGTtaacaagaacattttaaggaaaatataattatattatcaaaatgattttttcctttcaaatattgtccatGTAAAAACATCCCAGGCCAAATGCCCCCAAAGGGCATCACTTTccactttgataattactgtagttaccatgatCTGAGCAtgacatcctttctttttccctctgatgtaatctatctaggtggttgaataaaaatatgtggactttatatctaaaaaattatctcaacttagcaccagcaagcagctagacagttagcatcagctaacaatatttacttattttcagtatggttgaataaacatttatatctGTCTACTCcagctgatccaaacaatataaaaatgtatactgttgctaaacaatataaaaacagacgttACGTAGCGCTACAtgcgtagcattttaataaaactgctaacgttacatCAGCGAGGAATATGAACATGcagaagttattttatttgctgttatttaattttttcgtttttgaattcaagcatttcagtgcgcttaaacagatcaccttttacagcagatgtaattcacaaacaacgctttgacctaaatatgattttcagttataataattaatcctaaaattcgatgttaacttacttttcgcagcatcagtCGCGCGCGCACACACAAGATCTCCTGattcttacttgtgaattcagttgactggagactcgctctaaacggatcatttgaatcagtgagttgtcgactcgagaacagctgcaatcggatcattcaattcgtgaatgaatcatttagtGCGATTGGTGAATCAGattaacaggttcattgaaaagaatcagtttgttcatgaatcagacaccgcttgtgcgtctcagagcacGTGATAAATTATAAGAGGTAACGAtatgtttatgaaatgtagtgaagtaaaaagtacgatcttacgctttggaatgtagtgaagtaaaagtgaaagttactcaaaataaaactactccagtaaagtacagatacttgaaaaatgtacttaaatacAGTAACGAATTACAACTACTTCGTTACTGCCCAccactgtatattatttaatagagtgtattatatcaaaatgtaatggAAAAGTAATAGAAGCGTAAAGTGTGAGTGTACAGAAAACAACATTTGTAcgtctgaaaaaacaaaacaaaaaacaaagtaaacattTCAACTTCCTCATTTATTTCAATCAGTGCATATCTCATGAAATGAAAGTGAACCTGCTTATACCTGTTCTCACCTGTGCTAAACCtgtgtaaaatgttttgaaatgacaGCATGTCACTTAACTTGACTCCAAACATTTGTTGTTGTGTATCCATGCTGTTACACTCTTGTTATAAAGCTtcagtttgatgttttttatttatttttttttgctacagATGAGAAGCACTCAGTCCAAGAGAGAACTTTTACCAAGTGGATAAACATGCATTTGAAAAGAGTGAGAACTGTCTTTATTCTACTGCAAATTCAATCAATGTATTTCACTTTTGACAAGCAAAACAAGGTCAAGCCCACATGATTCTCAAAAttacttgtttgtttacatGACATTTACCATTAAGCCTGTTACTGCAAGAAAGTTCTGAATATGTATCATGGTGCTGTTTTTGTACAATTTTCAGCATGTTTGTTATTGCAAATAacttaattaaagggatagtttacccaaaaatgacaattttgtcattactcacatttcaaacccataagacctttgttcatctttgttcaaacacaaactaagatgtttttaaaggggtcctattatgctcttttacaaagtcttgattttgttttgaggGTGTataacatgctttcatgcttggtgttTCGAAaagtgcattatttttaacataatttacattattacaatacatttttcccagcctggcacataaggctcgattagttccgggtttaatgaagggcagccttccgaaaaacaaaatgtgttgtgactggttagctgtcccactgcttTGCGACtggcaaacagcttagacggtatttcagtactgccaGTACAGTACTtatcaaagaagcaagttccgtgtacaactgttagcgccagctagattaaagtgattcttacattttaaatatggataattttcttacaaaaacgcatcgattcactacaggaggcctttattaaccccctgaagccgtgtgaggcactttttattatggatggatgcatattattggacttgttttggactgatgaggagaaacacctgtctatgccgttctaaagcttgggagtgccagggtaatttttaatataacttcaattgcatttgtctgaaagaaggaagtcatatacacctaggatgcatggagagtgagtaaataatatgctacagtagtgttgagtcCTGTCGTCAACCtgtgagatcgccaatacatgatattatcgtgctaatgtatttaattatttacatacttagtttcattgctcgaaaccagctccagcataaggctaaaagcagcctaacattatcaaagaacgtCATCAcggattagcctagcctattctagtgcaagtttatgcattttaaaaaacacttgcattataagtgaagctatctacactgtatgatgaataaatctcttaccacacactgcacacgtctgcggcgcgttacggctccgacgcggcaaccggagtagattgCGGCTTtagcatgtgtttcgaccccctgtactgcacacgccTGAGGcacgttactgctctgaagcagccactctagtcaatgcttgtgtttatacccgccacactgcggctcgttgaagcggttctccgcgctgcatcgctaaagttaggctaatcccccaccacatccctaccctccctccaacaattcaAATTTCCGTGTGcggcatttaatttaatgatattctaatggaccgcatTGTGACATAATTGCATGCgaaaaacaaacgttgtagtccaaaggagctgttcgttgtagttcttgaaaagggattttttaaaaacaaaatatctccttttggagtggactttgaggtTTGTAATTTTGTCGATCTTTTTTtgtgcccaaagatacacaccacacactgactaaagttcaaaaagtgaaaaagcataatagcacccctttaatgaaattcgagagctttcagACCCTGTAACAACCACTTTCAaagcctagaaaggtagtaagggcatcaataaaatagtccatgtgacatcaaagGTTCAACCATACTGTTATGAAGCTCCGAGAAT
This is a stretch of genomic DNA from Labeo rohita strain BAU-BD-2019 chromosome 20, IGBB_LRoh.1.0, whole genome shotgun sequence. It encodes these proteins:
- the glrx5 gene encoding glutaredoxin-related protein 5, mitochondrial is translated as MNNLIRSTARCLRSSAWQYRTAQTNGELLSGWARLMCSSSAVQKNLEEIVKKDKVVVFMKGTPAQPMCGFSNAVVQILRMHGVDSYAAYNVLDDQDIRQGIKTFSNWPTIPQVYFNGEFVGGCDILLQMHQSGDLVEELQKLGIRSALLDQEKESK